One Spinacia oleracea cultivar Varoflay chromosome 4, BTI_SOV_V1, whole genome shotgun sequence DNA segment encodes these proteins:
- the LOC130459221 gene encoding uncharacterized protein: MTLGCQYFVIPLWRGNGYTTMFSQVKIPHIIFTGLEDYKARGTQASPYFTVTHYTEFTDTKDLVLVRGDVVFTSKLTDEEAKVLLETTQSFYLNDVRYKLVERFNKQIHDFEFKDVLQALEMPSM; encoded by the coding sequence ATGACTTTGGGGTGTCAATATTTTGTCATTCCGTTGTGGAGAGGAAATGGATATACAACCATGTTTTCTCAAGTGAAGATCCCACACATAATTTTCACTGGGCTGGAAGATTATAAAGCTCGAGGAACTCAGGCATCCCCGTATTTTACTGTTACACACTACACAGAATTTACAGACACCAAAGATTTGGTACTTGTTCGTGGAGACGTAGTATTTACCAGCAAGCTCACTGACGAGGAAGCAAAAGTGCTTTTGGAGACCACTCAATCTTTTTACCTTAATGATGTGAGGTACAAGTTGGTGGAACGGTTCAACAAACAGATTCATGactttgagttcaaggatgtattgcAGGCCTTGGAAATGCCTTCaatgtaa